Proteins encoded in a region of the Fibrobacter sp. genome:
- a CDS encoding uL13 family ribosomal protein codes for KEYFHHTGHIAGERWINFADLMAKDPTAPLTAAIWGMLPHSALGHKMVKKLKIYAGAEHPHAAQNPEVVDF; via the coding sequence AAGGAATACTTCCACCACACCGGTCACATCGCCGGCGAACGCTGGATCAATTTCGCCGACCTCATGGCGAAGGACCCGACCGCCCCGCTGACCGCTGCTATCTGGGGTATGCTCCCTCACAGCGCTCTTGGCCACAAGATGGTTAAGAAACTCAAAATCTATGCCGGCGCCGAACATCCGCACGCTGCGCAGAACCCC